From one Mytilus galloprovincialis chromosome 13, xbMytGall1.hap1.1, whole genome shotgun sequence genomic stretch:
- the LOC143057377 gene encoding vitamin K-dependent protein Z-like, which produces MEYCSTNPCAHGSCKNNVLGYSCVCQPGYEGTKCDQALTTTHAAITTGAMPLLPLGPYGQLSTTTVSGAGPLLPFGPHGKRSRKGRYFL; this is translated from the exons atggaAT ATTGTTCCACGAATCCATGTGCCCATGGATCCTGTAAAAACAACGTCTTAGGATATAGTTGTGTATGTCAACCTGGATACGAAGGCACCAAATGTGATCAAG CACTGACTACTACACACG cAGCGATAACGACTGGAGCCATGC CATTGTTGCCTTTAGGACCTTATGGACAACTATCAA CTACAACAGTTTCTGGAGCTGGAC CACTGCTACCTTTTGGACCTCACGGAAAACGATCAA gaaAAGGACGATACTTTCTTTAA